In the Lolium rigidum isolate FL_2022 unplaced genomic scaffold, APGP_CSIRO_Lrig_0.1 contig_17360_1, whole genome shotgun sequence genome, one interval contains:
- the LOC124680464 gene encoding uncharacterized protein LOC124680464: MSWGRMRPAGKSPRMKPEQPPLVVLDEDDADDGADDSEVFIINDPAERARAAAACNSKKGNSSSSNVINLDDDDDDEDDEGGGGGDRAGPSTAAAGGSPATATPPGHAAPRNRYGLDYVSDSDQSDLSEGSDSDSDSDDSSDCEILPSVAARGPWERAASRRMMHHPPPQQRKGGRASTSASSAESSTHHGENPDNLFASGSPLDDSFWEQYVFNPAGPIGTSGPQYGASPSSAPNAANESPVGVDSSGIQTEGRNPAGSLDPDMACNDEADHSDKGPVPEKAPQPSPPPHPDDTLNPQGCTGFSFIPKNRVFPACSADWKDDSPMFVSTPERMDDPEKLGRLAVLPDGPDFQDGLIGAREKHKESDEYKRAQEEEWASRQRQLAIQAEEAKEAKRLRKRKKAEALRQLDMEKRQKQRVEEVRETQRKTEEDTQLKEQCRGAVRLELENLERTCRDVSSILRALGIPVEGGEVKGAYKRALLKFHPDRVSRTDIYQQVKAEETFKFISRFKEKLKL; the protein is encoded by the exons ATGTCGTGGGGCCGGATGCGGCCGGCGGGGAAGTCGCCCAGGATGAAGCCCGAGCAGCCGCCGTTGGTGGTCCTAGACGAGGACGACGCGGATGACGGCGCGGATGACTCGGAGGTTTTCATCATCAACGACCCCGCGGAGAGGGCCCGTGCCGCGGCGGCGTGCAATAGCAAGAAGGGGAACAGCTCTAGCAGCAATGTGATCAacctagatgatgatgatgatgatgaggacgacgaggggggcggtggcggcgatAGGGCAGGACCCAGCACCGCGGCTGCTGGCGGGTCTCCGGCCACAGCAACTCCCCCTGGCCATGCTGCTCCCAGAAACAGATATGGGCTGGATTATGTGTCCGACAGCGACCAGAGTGATCTGTCCGAAGGATCAGATTCGGACTCGGACAGTGACGACAGCTCGGATTGTGAGATTCTGCCCTCGGTGGCGGCTCGTGGGCCGTGGGAGAGGGCTGCTTCTAGAAGAATGATGCATCACCCTCCCCCGCAGCAGCGCAAAGGTGGCAGGGCTAGCACTTCCGCGTCAAGTGCCGAGTCAAGTACACACCACGGCGAAAATCCAGATAACCTCTTTGCTTCAGGGTCTCCTCTAGATGACAGCTTCTGGGAGCAGTATGTGTTCAACCCGGCTGGGCCAATTGGTACCAGTGGTCCGCAGTATGGCGCTAGCCCTTCTTCAGCGCCAAATGCAGCCAACGAATCTCCGGTGGGTGTTGATTCCAGCGGAATACAAACTGAAGGTCGCAATCCCGCTGGCAGTTTGGATCCTGATATGGCTTGTAATGATGAAGCAGATCACTCCGACAAGGGCCCTGTTCCTGAAAAAGCCCCACAACCAAGTCCTCCTCCTCACCCAGATGACACCCTGAATCCTCAAGGGTGCACGGGCTTTAGCTTCATCCCCAAAAACAGGGTTTTCCCTGCATGCTCGGCAGATTGGAAGGATGACTCTCCTATGTTTGTCAGCACTCCTGAAAGGATGGATGATCCTGAAAAGTTGGGGCGACTGGCTGTTCTCCCAGATGGTCCGGACTTTCAGGATGGTTTAATTGGTGCTCGTGAAAAGCACAAGGAATCTGATGAGTATAAAAGGGCacaagaggaggagtgggcatccAGGCAGCGTCAGTTAGCAATACAG gctgaggaggcgaaggaggcaaAGCGGTTGAGAAAGAGAAAAAAGGCTGAAGCTTTACGACAGCTTGACATGGAGAAGAGACAAAAGCAACGAGTTGAAGAAGTTCGTGAAACACAACGAAAG ACTGAAGAAGATACACAGCTGAAGGAGCAGTGTCGAGGGGCAGTAAGATTGGAGCTCGAAAATTTGGAAAGGACATGCAGAGATGTGTCTTCGATTTTGCGTGCATTAGGCATCCCTGTTGAAGGGGGCGAG GTTAAAGGTGCTTATAAGCGAGCCCTTTTGAAATTCCATCCGGACAGAGTATCACGAACGGATATTTATCAACAGGTGAAAGCAGAGGAGACGTTCAAGTTTATTTCGCGCTTTAAGGAGAAGCTCAAGCTGTAG